The following coding sequences lie in one Arachis ipaensis cultivar K30076 chromosome B05, Araip1.1, whole genome shotgun sequence genomic window:
- the LOC107641485 gene encoding cytochrome P450 704C1-like, with amino-acid sequence MLDYFSIDCKYLAAAVVALVIAVLVAERHGRRRKRHPIAGTVFHQLVNFNRLHDYMTDLARKHSSYRLLSLSSSEVCTSDPTNVEYILKTNFSNYGKGRHQYEILRDLLGDGIFTVDGEKWRHQRKTASYQFSSKLSRDYSSSVFKSNAVKLAAIVSEAATSNKAIEIQDLLSKSTMDSVFNIVLGVELDTTGGTYEEGTKFSSSFDVASAITILRYVDIFWKAKRFLNIGQEALLKKHVRVVDEFVYNVIKSKTEQVHNQDDKPVRKDLLSRFLELDETDPKYLKDIILSFIIAGKDTTATTLSWFLYRLCKLPHVQEKIAQEVKDATGLSDFSKPEEFAANITEEALEKMQYLHAALTETLRLHPAIPWDTKICFSDDVWPDGFYVKKGDLVAYQPYAMGRMKSLWGDDAEEFRPERWLDIDGKFQQERPFKFTAFQAGPRVCLGKDFSYRQMKIFSAILLGSYKFKLVDEQKSIHYRTSLTLHLDGGLHLYAYRRFGYSNS; translated from the exons TTGATTGCAAATATCTAGCTGCAGCAGTTGTAGCCTTAGTTATAGCAGTGTTAGTTGCCGAAAGACATGGCCGGAGAAGAAAACGCCACCCCATTGCAGGAACTGTTTTCCACCAACTTGTCAACTTCAACAGGCTACATGATTACATGACAGATCTTGCAAGAAAGCACAGCAGTTATAGGCTGCTTAGCTTATCAAGCAGTGAGGTGTGCACTTCAGACCCCACAAATGTGGAATATATCCTCAAGACAAATTTTTCAAACTATGGCAAG GGACGGCATCAGTATGAAATCCTGAGGGACCTATTGGGAGATGGGATATTCACTGTGGATGGAGAGAAGTGGAGACATCAGAGAAAGACGGCAAGCTATCAATTTTCCTCAAAGCTTTCGAGAGATTACAGCAGTTCGGTTTTCAAATCGAATGCTGTAAAACTTGCTGCAATAGTATCTGAAGCAGCAACATCAAATAAGGCAATTGAAATCCAA GACTTACTTTCCAAATCAACCATGGACTCAGTATTTAATATAGTACTAGGTGTAGAACTGGACACTACGGGTGGAACATATGAAGAAGGCACCAAATTCTCTAGTTCTTTTGATGTTGCAAGTGCAATTACTATACTTAGGTATGTCGACATTTTCTGGAAGGCGAAGCGATTTTTGAACATAGGACAAGAAGCTTTACTGAAGAAACATGTCAGAGTTGTAGATGAATTTGTGTATAATGTGATTAAAAGCAAGACTGAACAAGTCCATAATCAAGATGATAAGCCT GTGAGGAAAGACCTTTTGTCAAGGTTTTTAGAATTGGATGAGACCGATCCGAAGTACCTGAAAGACATCATCCTGAGTTTCATCATAGCTGGAAAAGATACAACAGCCACTACTCTCTCATGGTTCCTTTACAGGCTATGCAAGCTTCCTCATGTGCAGGAAAAGATTGCACAAGAAGTCAAAGATGCAACAGGGTTATCAGATTTTTCAAAGCCTGAGGAGTTTGCAGCTAATATAACTGAAGAAGCTCTTGAAAAAATGCAGTATCTACATGCAGCTTTGACAGAGACACTAAGACTCCACCCTGCTATTCCATGG GATACAAAGATTTGTTTCTCAGATGATGTGTGGCCGGATGGATTCTATGTGAAGAAAGGTGATCTTGTGGCATACCAACCTTATGCCATGGGAAGGATGAAATCATTGTGGGGTGATGATGCTGAAGAGTTCAGACCAGAAAGGTGGCTTGACATAGATGGAAAGTTTCAGCAAGAAAGACCCTTCAAATTCACAGCTTTCCAG GCGGGTCCAAGAGTTTGTCTTGGGAAGGATTTCTCATACAGACAGATGAAAATCTTCTCTGCTATCCTCTTAGGCAGCTACAAATTCAAGTTGGTTGATGAACAAAAATCAATACATTATAGAACTTCACTTACTCTGCATCTGGATGGAGGTCTGCATCTGTATGCTTATAGAAGATTTGGATATTCAAATTCATAA